In Sporosarcina psychrophila, a genomic segment contains:
- a CDS encoding hydroxymethylglutaryl-CoA lyase yields MFILPNNVTIIEVGPRDGLQNEKKHVNENDKLAFIEALQGAGIQEMELTSFVSPKWVPQMADAKTIVEKSKKVGRQFVLAPNDKGAELAIEAGATSIAVFVGVSNTFNKKNINRTTAESIDALQPVFAKLKINDVFIRACISTAFYCPYEGKIEIEDVVALCKRFVAMGANELSVADTIGKANPRESYELFKTLKEEFPDVLLTAHFHDTRKMAIANIFAALQAGINRFDTSAGGLGGCPFAPGATGNVATEDVVNMLDTLGIETGVDVKKVCQAVQVVAPHVSRPIDTGMYRLFENDQL; encoded by the coding sequence ATGTTCATTTTACCAAACAACGTCACAATAATCGAGGTTGGTCCACGCGATGGGCTTCAAAACGAAAAGAAACATGTCAATGAAAATGATAAGCTAGCATTTATTGAGGCTTTACAAGGGGCAGGCATTCAAGAAATGGAGCTAACTTCGTTTGTATCACCGAAATGGGTGCCGCAAATGGCGGATGCAAAAACGATTGTAGAAAAGTCAAAAAAGGTCGGCAGGCAATTCGTCCTTGCACCGAATGACAAAGGTGCCGAGCTTGCAATTGAAGCTGGTGCGACCAGTATTGCCGTGTTCGTTGGGGTGAGCAATACATTTAACAAAAAAAACATTAACCGAACAACCGCTGAAAGCATCGATGCGCTTCAGCCCGTCTTTGCGAAATTAAAAATAAATGACGTTTTTATACGGGCTTGTATTTCAACTGCGTTTTATTGTCCGTATGAAGGGAAGATAGAGATAGAGGATGTCGTCGCACTTTGTAAACGATTTGTCGCCATGGGTGCGAACGAACTTAGTGTCGCGGATACGATTGGGAAGGCGAATCCCCGTGAAAGTTATGAGTTATTCAAGACATTGAAAGAAGAATTTCCAGACGTACTGTTGACAGCTCATTTCCACGATACACGCAAAATGGCGATAGCAAATATTTTTGCTGCGCTACAAGCAGGTATCAACCGTTTTGATACGTCTGCAGGCGGCTTGGGCGGCTGTCCATTCGCACCTGGTGCAACAGGCAATGTTGCAACTGAAGATGTTGTCAATATGCTCGATACGCTTGGCATCGAAACCGGTGTCGATGTAAAAAAAGTTTGTCAAGCAGTCCAAGTGGTTGCGCCGCATGTGTCACGGCCAATTGACACAGGAATGTACAGATTGTTTGAGAACGATCAACTGTAA
- a CDS encoding response regulator has translation MRYFIIDDDTASRKMLAKIITEGELGVVIGEAESGVKSLSLVHSTNPDFVLIDLLMPELDGIETMEHLRTLGFQGQFIMISQIVNKEMVGEAYEKGVEFFIHKPINRVEVQSILRKMSEQFRLKNSLMSIRESLAHIGSTGVLPKRKSVKEIVYSLLNELGIISEPGSEDMVLMMEFLMNRKESSTQFPSLKDLYEAVASSNTTENKDIKKESKSIEQRIRRTILTAVTNLASLGSIDYMNPKFEYYAPRYFEFEEIRRRMKEIDQNSNESTKVKINIKKFLQVMYFDTVEKHNQS, from the coding sequence TTGCGCTATTTTATTATAGATGACGATACGGCCAGTCGGAAAATGTTGGCGAAAATAATTACGGAAGGTGAATTAGGTGTTGTCATTGGTGAGGCGGAAAGCGGAGTCAAATCACTCTCACTTGTCCATTCAACAAACCCAGATTTTGTCTTGATCGATTTATTAATGCCTGAGCTTGATGGAATCGAAACGATGGAACATTTAAGAACACTGGGATTCCAAGGCCAATTCATTATGATTTCTCAAATTGTAAATAAGGAAATGGTAGGGGAAGCTTATGAAAAAGGTGTTGAGTTCTTTATACATAAACCAATTAATCGTGTTGAAGTGCAGAGCATCCTAAGGAAAATGTCAGAACAGTTCCGGCTGAAAAATTCGTTAATGTCTATTCGAGAATCATTAGCTCATATCGGTTCAACTGGAGTTTTACCGAAGAGGAAGAGCGTAAAAGAAATTGTTTATTCATTGTTAAATGAGTTAGGTATTATCAGCGAACCAGGTAGTGAGGATATGGTTTTGATGATGGAGTTTTTAATGAATCGTAAAGAGTCGAGCACTCAATTTCCTTCATTGAAAGATCTTTATGAGGCTGTAGCTAGTTCAAATACAACAGAGAACAAGGATATAAAGAAAGAAAGTAAGTCGATTGAACAACGAATCCGGAGAACGATCCTGACAGCAGTCACGAATTTGGCTTCATTAGGGTCAATCGATTATATGAATCCGAAGTTTGAATATTATGCGCCTCGCTATTTTGAATTTGAGGAAATACGGCGACGGATGAAAGAAATTGATCAAAACAGTAATGAATCAACGAAAGTGAAAATAAATATAAAGAAATTCCT
- a CDS encoding cell division suppressor protein YneA, producing the protein MTFIKRNSYVVLIIVLCMVFAIIGVSKYEKEQMVTKITITEGDTLWGLAYLHSDNMSTDKWIKEVIKLNDLSSATIKRGEDLLLPAVRTVGENNTQLAGVNR; encoded by the coding sequence ATGACTTTTATTAAAAGAAATAGCTATGTTGTACTTATTATCGTTTTATGTATGGTTTTTGCAATTATAGGTGTAAGTAAATACGAGAAGGAACAAATGGTCACGAAAATAACAATTACTGAAGGGGATACGCTTTGGGGTCTCGCTTATCTTCACTCGGATAATATGTCTACAGATAAATGGATCAAAGAAGTGATAAAATTGAATGACCTATCATCTGCTACAATAAAAAGAGGCGAGGATCTACTTTTGCCTGCTGTACGGACTGTGGGGGAAAACAATACACAACTGGCGGGTGTTAATCGATGA
- a CDS encoding acetyl-CoA C-acetyltransferase — protein MSKEVVIISAVRSAIGSFLGSLKDIPATDLGATVIKEALKRAGVAPESVDEVIMGNVLQAGLGQNPARQAAMKAGLPETVPALTINKVCGSGLKAVHLARQAIIAGDADIIVAGGMENMSQAPYIMKNGREGFKMGDQKIIDSMISDGLWCAFNDYHMGITAENLCDRYSITREEQDTFSAASQQKAAAAIEAGTFAEEIVAIEIPQRKGDPILFDQDEFVKAGTTADKLGKLRPAFKKDGSVTAGNASGINDGAAAFVIMSKEKADELGLTPLATIVANGNAGVDPSVMGLGPVEAVKKALTKANMQLSEIDLIEANEAFAAQSIAVGKELEFDASKLNVNGGAIALGHPIGASGARILVTLLHEMKRRDVKSGLATLCIGGGQGVATIVTR, from the coding sequence ATGTCGAAAGAAGTCGTAATCATCAGTGCGGTTCGTTCTGCTATCGGATCGTTCCTTGGTTCATTGAAAGATATACCGGCAACAGATCTTGGGGCGACAGTTATTAAAGAGGCATTGAAACGTGCAGGGGTGGCACCAGAGAGCGTTGACGAAGTAATCATGGGGAATGTCCTACAGGCTGGATTAGGTCAAAATCCGGCGCGACAAGCGGCAATGAAAGCGGGACTACCTGAAACCGTTCCTGCTCTGACAATTAATAAAGTTTGTGGCTCTGGATTGAAAGCTGTGCATCTTGCACGTCAAGCAATTATTGCAGGAGATGCGGATATTATTGTCGCAGGTGGTATGGAAAACATGAGCCAAGCCCCATACATAATGAAAAATGGCCGAGAAGGCTTTAAAATGGGGGACCAAAAAATTATCGACAGTATGATTTCAGATGGACTTTGGTGTGCATTCAATGATTATCATATGGGCATCACAGCAGAAAATCTTTGTGATCGATATTCAATTACCCGTGAAGAGCAAGATACATTTTCGGCAGCATCACAACAAAAAGCGGCGGCAGCAATTGAAGCCGGAACTTTCGCAGAAGAAATCGTTGCGATTGAAATCCCGCAGCGAAAAGGCGATCCTATCCTTTTCGATCAAGACGAATTCGTCAAAGCCGGAACAACTGCAGACAAGCTCGGTAAACTGCGACCGGCATTCAAAAAAGATGGCAGTGTAACAGCCGGAAATGCTTCAGGTATTAACGACGGTGCAGCAGCATTCGTTATTATGTCGAAAGAAAAAGCAGACGAGCTTGGCTTGACGCCACTAGCAACAATCGTAGCGAATGGTAATGCGGGCGTCGATCCTTCAGTTATGGGTCTGGGTCCTGTGGAAGCCGTTAAAAAAGCACTCACTAAAGCCAATATGCAACTATCCGAAATTGATTTGATTGAAGCGAACGAAGCATTTGCAGCACAGTCAATCGCGGTCGGAAAAGAACTTGAATTTGACGCATCAAAACTGAATGTTAATGGCGGCGCAATCGCACTTGGCCATCCAATCGGGGCTAGTGGGGCACGCATCCTAGTTACACTTCTTCACGAGATGAAACGTCGTGATGTGAAATCCGGACTTGCTACGCTATGCATAGGTGGGGGACAGGGAGTCGCAACAATCGTTACACGATAA
- a CDS encoding alpha/beta-type small acid-soluble spore protein translates to MASKNRILVPGARQALDQLKADVMQAQGYDVDKSAPNNVKFEIAEELGIPLSKDYNGKLTSEQAGKIGGSIGGNMVKEMVRMAQEQMAKK, encoded by the coding sequence ATGGCTAGCAAAAATAGGATTTTGGTACCTGGTGCACGACAAGCGTTAGATCAGCTGAAAGCGGACGTCATGCAAGCCCAAGGCTACGACGTGGATAAATCTGCACCCAATAACGTGAAATTCGAAATTGCGGAGGAACTCGGCATTCCACTATCAAAGGACTATAACGGAAAACTAACGTCGGAACAGGCGGGGAAAATCGGCGGCTCGATTGGTGGCAATATGGTGAAAGAAATGGTGAGAATGGCGCAAGAGCAAATGGCAAAGAAATGA
- a CDS encoding YneF family protein, with protein MTTVWWIVLIIVALLAGVALGFFIARQYMMKYLKDNPPINEDMLRMMMMQMGQKPSQKKINQMMNQMNKVSDKKDKKVKK; from the coding sequence ATGACTACAGTATGGTGGATCGTTTTGATCATCGTCGCGCTATTAGCAGGTGTGGCCCTCGGATTTTTCATTGCACGTCAATATATGATGAAATATTTGAAAGATAACCCACCGATTAATGAAGACATGTTACGTATGATGATGATGCAAATGGGACAAAAACCCTCACAGAAAAAAATCAATCAAATGATGAACCAAATGAACAAAGTAAGTGACAAAAAAGATAAAAAGGTTAAAAAGTAA
- a CDS encoding DUF3886 domain-containing protein, whose translation MAKKRKQTAPQPKKRDNEGSVFSDALDDDILEKLKAAKKALSAAEETKEEERQEQIRLERKEREKNKSFGELLQEFGDTGSKF comes from the coding sequence ATGGCGAAAAAACGTAAACAAACTGCACCACAGCCGAAAAAAAGAGACAATGAAGGATCGGTATTTTCCGATGCACTTGATGATGATATTCTTGAAAAATTGAAAGCGGCAAAAAAGGCATTGTCAGCTGCTGAAGAGACGAAAGAAGAGGAACGCCAAGAGCAAATTCGCCTTGAACGCAAAGAACGTGAGAAAAATAAAAGTTTTGGAGAACTACTCCAAGAGTTCGGAGATACTGGATCGAAGTTTTAA
- the sirA gene encoding sporulation inhibitor of replication protein SirA produces the protein MRSYGIYKVKEMYQPFVIGRERLLYDLLKEDEQNNDCMPEVHYLCDRLEEKMIDEAIIANLGEGFTSIESRNGEYKLTHPVKGSILISLSSYSLNVFCDGSRMLDLDLFVALSGAADRFFAVMDGHGEWGWLKPVKTTDFRSYEEAAYL, from the coding sequence TTGCGATCATACGGAATTTATAAAGTGAAAGAAATGTACCAGCCATTCGTCATTGGACGTGAACGGCTGTTGTATGACCTATTAAAAGAAGATGAGCAGAATAATGATTGTATGCCTGAAGTCCATTACTTATGTGACAGGCTTGAAGAGAAAATGATTGATGAGGCTATCATTGCAAACCTTGGCGAAGGATTTACGTCGATTGAATCCCGAAATGGGGAATACAAACTGACGCATCCCGTCAAAGGATCCATTCTTATTTCGTTATCATCGTATTCGCTTAATGTCTTTTGCGACGGATCCCGCATGCTCGATTTAGATTTGTTTGTTGCCTTATCTGGGGCGGCAGATCGCTTCTTCGCTGTTATGGATGGGCACGGGGAATGGGGATGGCTGAAACCGGTCAAAACGACTGATTTTCGTTCATATGAAGAAGCCGCATATCTTTGA
- the lexA gene encoding transcriptional repressor LexA, with the protein MQKISKRQEDILSFIKSEVKKKGYPPSVREIGEAVGLASSSTVHGHLARLESKGFIRRDPTKPRAIEVLDPEGLETLKPGVLHVPLVGKVTAGLPITAIENIEEYFPLPESFGTSEDNLFMLEIVGNSMIEAGILNGDYVVVKQQQTANNGEIVVAMTEYDEATVKRFFKEKDYFRLQPENASMDPIILDNVSILGKVVGVYRMIH; encoded by the coding sequence ATGCAAAAAATTTCAAAAAGGCAGGAAGATATTTTGTCTTTCATTAAATCTGAAGTGAAGAAAAAAGGTTATCCACCATCCGTGAGAGAAATTGGCGAGGCTGTCGGTTTGGCATCAAGTTCGACTGTTCACGGGCATTTAGCGCGATTGGAAAGCAAAGGTTTCATTAGAAGAGACCCGACAAAACCGAGAGCAATTGAAGTACTCGATCCAGAAGGCTTAGAAACGTTGAAACCCGGCGTTCTTCACGTACCTCTTGTCGGTAAAGTTACGGCTGGTCTTCCAATTACAGCTATTGAAAATATCGAAGAGTACTTCCCACTACCTGAATCTTTTGGTACATCGGAAGACAATCTGTTCATGCTTGAAATAGTTGGTAACAGTATGATTGAGGCCGGAATTTTGAATGGCGACTATGTTGTCGTTAAACAACAACAGACAGCAAATAACGGCGAGATTGTCGTGGCAATGACCGAATACGATGAAGCTACAGTGAAACGTTTCTTTAAAGAAAAAGATTATTTCCGTCTGCAACCTGAGAATGCTTCAATGGATCCAATCATCCTTGATAACGTATCAATTTTAGGTAAGGTAGTTGGCGTTTATCGTATGATTCATTAA
- a CDS encoding ATP-binding protein: MSITKLKNSIGTTGVTYVVIALLTAIASEIKVIPFNGENFRFGLGSITFFLLILIRPSIPLIRTGLITGITVVCFRLIGDFTTETISFWASLQNHLPAFLYYVLFAIGFSIIKIEPYKAFPLLLGAWALLFEFIGNSAEHLMRYLLSMHVDLGFREWALIAGTALFRSFFVVGLYSMITVSEQKKQMQEMLGVGADLYAESLYLQKSLDHIEQITAASHELYRKLKKENLQELSVQALLITQEIHEVKKDTQRILSGISSISTEKRNDVLLLSEVLSLVVTANDKYSILLRKKIAFQLSLSVDFETTQQIPLLALLNNLTANAVESIEQKGEITVTVYEEAAYTHFILKDTGIGILEEDLPIIFEAGYTTKFNNHGVAATGIGLSHVQHIIQTLEGQIQVESLDEETIFQIRIPTKNIRK, encoded by the coding sequence TTGTCTATAACTAAACTTAAAAATAGTATCGGAACTACTGGTGTCACTTACGTTGTAATTGCTTTATTGACCGCGATTGCTAGCGAGATTAAAGTGATTCCTTTCAACGGGGAGAATTTCCGTTTCGGATTAGGAAGTATTACGTTCTTTTTACTCATTCTTATTCGTCCTTCTATTCCATTGATTCGAACGGGTCTTATCACGGGGATCACGGTGGTTTGTTTCCGATTAATTGGCGATTTTACGACTGAGACTATTTCATTTTGGGCAAGTTTACAAAATCACCTGCCTGCATTTTTGTATTATGTGCTATTTGCAATCGGATTTAGCATTATTAAAATTGAACCATACAAAGCGTTTCCATTACTTTTGGGCGCATGGGCTCTCCTTTTTGAATTTATCGGAAATAGCGCGGAGCATCTTATGCGCTATTTATTGTCAATGCATGTGGATTTAGGTTTTCGTGAATGGGCATTAATAGCTGGGACGGCTTTGTTTCGCAGTTTTTTTGTAGTGGGACTTTATAGCATGATCACGGTATCGGAACAAAAGAAACAGATGCAAGAAATGCTTGGCGTGGGTGCAGACTTATATGCGGAAAGTCTTTATCTACAAAAGTCATTGGACCATATTGAGCAAATCACGGCAGCGAGTCATGAGTTGTATCGGAAATTAAAAAAGGAAAATCTTCAAGAGTTAAGCGTGCAAGCATTGCTTATCACGCAAGAAATACACGAAGTGAAAAAAGACACGCAGCGGATTCTTTCTGGGATTTCCAGTATATCTACAGAAAAAAGAAATGATGTCCTCTTACTTTCGGAAGTGCTAAGCTTGGTTGTTACCGCAAATGATAAATATAGTATTTTGCTTAGGAAAAAAATCGCTTTTCAACTATCGCTTTCAGTTGATTTCGAGACGACTCAACAAATCCCGTTGCTCGCACTATTGAATAACCTTACCGCAAACGCTGTTGAATCCATTGAGCAGAAAGGCGAAATTACAGTAACGGTATACGAAGAAGCGGCATACACCCATTTCATACTAAAAGACACGGGAATAGGGATTTTAGAAGAGGATTTACCAATTATTTTTGAAGCGGGTTATACGACGAAATTTAACAATCATGGCGTTGCCGCAACGGGAATCGGCTTGTCTCATGTGCAACATATAATACAAACGCTTGAAGGTCAAATTCAAGTAGAGTCTTTGGATGAAGAGACGATTTTTCAAATCCGAATTCCAACGAAGAACATTAGAAAGTGA
- a CDS encoding alpha/beta hydrolase — protein sequence MKRRVLYITGVISSIVTALLSIFGFLATNRLMFLKLKDSNFILEREIISKRFDEHWYETVRKDNMWIESPNGYLLKAVFLKPLETARTVIICHGVTENKINSMKYARLFERLGFNSVIYDHRRHGDSGGRTTSFGYYEKIDLQVIVRAVRERIGKRALLGIHGESMGAATTILYAGTFKDEANFHIVDCPFSDFSEQILHILRTNTPIRSSMALRVANVFLKMRDGYTLNLVSPREVVRNITKPVLFIHSLEDDFILPYMTEELYEAKQGDKMLKLFKKGAHAKSFNDNPVQYEKTVQEFLGRFKFRD from the coding sequence TTGAAACGGCGCGTTCTTTATATAACCGGTGTGATCTCTAGCATTGTTACAGCGTTACTGAGCATTTTCGGATTTCTCGCAACGAATAGACTGATGTTTTTGAAGTTGAAGGATTCCAACTTTATTTTAGAACGTGAAATTATTTCGAAACGGTTCGATGAACATTGGTATGAAACAGTGCGCAAAGACAATATGTGGATTGAGTCACCAAACGGTTATTTATTGAAAGCGGTCTTTCTGAAACCACTTGAAACGGCAAGAACGGTAATCATTTGTCACGGCGTAACGGAAAATAAAATCAATTCGATGAAATATGCCCGTCTTTTTGAACGTCTTGGATTTAATTCTGTCATTTATGATCATCGACGACATGGTGATTCAGGAGGAAGGACGACAAGTTTTGGATATTATGAAAAGATTGATTTACAGGTAATTGTCCGTGCGGTACGGGAACGAATTGGGAAACGGGCATTGCTCGGCATCCACGGTGAATCAATGGGTGCTGCAACGACGATATTATATGCGGGAACCTTTAAGGATGAAGCAAATTTTCATATCGTCGATTGTCCGTTTTCTGATTTCTCCGAGCAGATTCTTCATATTTTACGGACAAATACGCCTATACGATCATCAATGGCTCTACGTGTTGCCAACGTCTTTCTTAAAATGCGCGATGGCTACACCCTGAACCTTGTCTCTCCGCGAGAAGTCGTCAGAAACATTACTAAACCGGTTCTGTTCATCCACAGTTTGGAAGACGATTTCATCCTTCCCTATATGACAGAGGAATTGTACGAAGCAAAGCAAGGCGACAAAATGTTGAAACTTTTTAAAAAAGGTGCCCACGCCAAATCGTTCAATGATAATCCTGTGCAATACGAAAAAACAGTACAGGAATTTCTAGGACGGTTTAAATTTAGAGATTGA
- a CDS encoding DUF896 domain-containing protein, whose protein sequence is MLSADKMKRINELSKKSKTAGLSVEEAKEQTQLRKEYLETFRSSMRNTIENVKVLDTEGNDVTPDKVKDARGGKYLN, encoded by the coding sequence ATGCTATCAGCTGATAAAATGAAACGAATTAATGAACTATCAAAAAAATCGAAGACGGCAGGTCTGTCGGTCGAAGAAGCCAAAGAACAGACACAACTGCGAAAAGAATATCTAGAGACATTTCGTTCATCAATGCGCAATACAATTGAGAATGTCAAAGTTCTTGATACTGAAGGCAATGATGTGACACCTGATAAGGTGAAAGACGCCCGTGGCGGAAAATATCTAAACTGA
- the tkt gene encoding transketolase has product MTKQIDQLAINTIRTLSIDAIEKANSGHPGLPMGAAPMAYTLWTKHMHHNPSNPQWFNRDRFVLSAGHGSMLLYSLLHLGGYGLPMDEIKNFRQWNSKTPGHPEYGHTVGVEATTGPLGQGIGMAVGMAMAEQHLAATYNQPSFDVVDHYTYALCGDGDLMEGVAAEAISLAGHLQLNKLIVLYDSNDISLDGELDMSFSENIRKRFESYGWNYIRVEDGNDIGHVSSAIEEAKGNVGGPTMIEVKTVIGYGSPNRSGKSDAHGMPLGEDEMKLTKEYYKWTFEEDFHVPEGVYETFQESAEKLGVQKEQEWNELFEKYETTHADLAKQLKDAIERKLPEGFEKSLPTYEAGSSHATRSASGDAINAIAKQLPSFFGGSADLAGSNKTTIKGAGDFLATDYSGRNIWFGVREFAMGTALNGMTLHGGLHVFGGTFFVFSDYVRPAIRLSSLMGIPVTYVFTHDSVAVGEDGPTHEPVEQLAALRAMPGLSVIRPADANETAAAWNIAVSSKNSPTALVLSRQNLTVLPKSAELAMEGVKKGAYIVSPASKKQADAILIATGSEVSLAVSSQAKLLAEGIDVTVVSMPSWDLFEKQDDAYKQSVLPKDVKKRLGIEMGVSLGWHKYVGDEGAIIAIDTFGASAPGDTVIKEFGFTEDNVLATVKMLINN; this is encoded by the coding sequence ATGACTAAACAAATTGATCAGCTAGCCATTAACACAATCCGTACGCTCTCTATTGACGCAATCGAAAAAGCGAATTCTGGACACCCAGGTTTACCAATGGGGGCTGCTCCAATGGCCTATACGCTTTGGACGAAGCATATGCATCACAACCCTTCAAATCCACAGTGGTTTAACCGTGACCGTTTCGTTCTCTCCGCAGGACACGGCTCAATGCTTTTATACAGTCTTCTTCATCTTGGTGGTTATGGACTTCCGATGGATGAAATCAAGAACTTCAGACAATGGAACTCTAAAACACCGGGACATCCCGAATACGGTCATACAGTCGGTGTCGAAGCAACAACTGGCCCACTTGGACAAGGTATTGGTATGGCAGTCGGAATGGCAATGGCAGAACAACACCTTGCTGCAACGTACAATCAACCAAGTTTTGACGTTGTCGACCACTACACATATGCTCTATGCGGTGATGGCGATCTCATGGAAGGCGTTGCTGCTGAAGCAATTTCACTTGCAGGTCACTTGCAGTTAAATAAACTGATTGTCCTATATGATAGCAATGATATTTCACTAGACGGCGAGCTTGACATGTCTTTCTCTGAAAATATTCGTAAGCGCTTTGAATCATATGGTTGGAATTACATCCGTGTTGAAGACGGTAACGACATTGGCCACGTTTCATCAGCTATCGAAGAAGCTAAAGGCAATGTCGGAGGTCCGACAATGATCGAAGTTAAAACGGTCATCGGTTACGGGTCACCAAACAGATCTGGAAAATCAGATGCGCATGGTATGCCACTTGGTGAAGATGAAATGAAATTGACAAAAGAATATTATAAATGGACGTTCGAAGAAGATTTCCATGTACCTGAAGGCGTCTATGAAACATTCCAAGAATCTGCCGAGAAATTGGGCGTGCAAAAAGAACAGGAATGGAACGAACTTTTTGAAAAATACGAAACGACACATGCGGACCTTGCGAAGCAATTGAAAGATGCAATCGAGCGTAAACTACCTGAAGGCTTTGAAAAATCTTTGCCGACGTATGAAGCGGGTTCATCTCACGCGACACGTTCTGCATCTGGTGACGCTATCAATGCGATTGCTAAACAGCTTCCTTCGTTCTTTGGTGGAAGTGCGGACCTTGCAGGGTCTAACAAGACGACAATTAAAGGAGCAGGAGATTTCCTTGCTACTGATTATTCCGGCCGTAATATTTGGTTCGGTGTTCGTGAGTTTGCAATGGGAACGGCGTTAAACGGAATGACTTTACATGGCGGATTACATGTATTCGGTGGGACGTTCTTCGTGTTCAGTGACTACGTACGTCCCGCTATCCGACTTTCATCTCTGATGGGTATACCTGTCACATACGTCTTCACACACGACAGCGTAGCTGTTGGTGAAGACGGTCCTACACATGAACCAGTTGAACAACTTGCTGCGCTTCGTGCGATGCCTGGATTGTCAGTTATTCGTCCGGCTGACGCTAACGAAACTGCAGCTGCTTGGAATATTGCAGTGTCGTCGAAGAACTCGCCAACTGCACTAGTATTGTCTCGTCAAAACTTGACTGTCCTTCCGAAGTCAGCTGAACTTGCGATGGAAGGCGTCAAAAAAGGAGCTTACATCGTATCCCCTGCAAGCAAAAAACAAGCGGACGCAATTTTAATTGCAACCGGTTCTGAAGTTAGCTTAGCGGTATCTTCACAGGCGAAACTATTAGCTGAAGGAATCGATGTTACTGTTGTTTCAATGCCTTCGTGGGACCTGTTTGAGAAACAAGACGATGCATACAAACAAAGCGTATTGCCGAAAGACGTAAAAAAACGTCTTGGTATCGAAATGGGTGTTTCATTAGGGTGGCATAAATATGTTGGTGACGAAGGCGCGATCATCGCGATTGATACTTTCGGAGCAAGTGCACCTGGAGATACTGTCATCAAAGAATTTGGTTTCACAGAGGACAATGTTCTTGCAACTGTGAAAATGTTAATCAACAACTAA
- a CDS encoding YneB family resolvase-like protein — protein MTGHYKRCVIYCRVSTEKETQEMSLVRQEEELVDLATELGLEHVATFMDKHSGFDIDREGLLSLLDYIRDEEVDAILIQDETRLGRGNARMAVLHLLAKTDTAIYSHNDSGPIALNEMDTMLLEILAIVEEYQRKLHNAKIKRGMKRAVREGYRPERNLKNRGNVDGRERIEVPIAEIVSLRDKGLTYEEITGVLKGLGHDISKATVHRRYKEYEVEQEG, from the coding sequence ATGACAGGGCACTATAAAAGATGTGTCATCTATTGCCGGGTGAGCACTGAGAAAGAAACGCAGGAAATGTCACTGGTGAGGCAAGAAGAGGAGCTTGTGGACTTGGCAACTGAACTCGGTCTCGAACATGTCGCGACATTTATGGATAAGCATAGCGGTTTTGACATTGACCGTGAGGGGCTTCTAAGTCTGCTGGATTACATCCGTGACGAGGAAGTCGATGCAATCCTAATCCAAGACGAAACAAGACTTGGACGTGGAAATGCAAGGATGGCAGTTTTACATCTATTGGCAAAAACGGACACGGCGATTTATTCACATAATGATAGCGGACCTATAGCACTCAATGAAATGGATACAATGTTACTTGAGATTTTAGCTATCGTCGAAGAGTACCAGCGCAAACTACATAACGCCAAAATCAAAAGGGGCATGAAACGCGCAGTAAGGGAGGGCTATCGACCCGAGCGTAACTTGAAAAATAGGGGTAACGTGGACGGTCGTGAACGGATTGAAGTGCCGATAGCTGAAATCGTTTCATTGAGGGACAAAGGACTAACCTATGAAGAAATTACTGGTGTCTTGAAAGGACTCGGGCATGATATTAGTAAAGCGACCGTGCATCGCAGGTATAAAGAATATGAGGTGGAGCAGGAAGGCTGA